Part of the Arvicanthis niloticus isolate mArvNil1 chromosome 2, mArvNil1.pat.X, whole genome shotgun sequence genome, CTATTGAGACAAATAAACATATTGAAAACATACAACAATTATTTTAATATGGTCTTCTTACAGAAAGATATAAAAACATACACTCTATTAAGTGGTTATCATATCACTgtagttaatttaaaataattgtaataCTGGGCAGACAGTTCACAAATAAGGCCAGCAAAGAAATACAAGCAAGCACCTCAGCTTATTTATGAATAGTTTAGAGTACTTATCTTAAACAAAAGGCCCCTGGTTATGAAAAAAATGGGTTGAGAGACAAGATTTTGGTACAGTAAGGGTCTTTGTATTACTGAGTTTAACAGAATTAtactttgaaatgaaaatattgacataGAACTAATGTGGTAATTGTGTTTGAAATAGTCATTATTTTGGCAAAGTAATaagaatttcattttgtttaaacaAACATTATGGAGTACAAATAAAAACTACTATATTGAAAGTGAAGATTAAGTCTGAGAAAAAGCAATCACATAGACAAATGAACACAACAGGGACAGGCATCTTGAGCTTTATTTCAACAGATGATAAACATACAAACagatctatacatacacacacatatgtacatatacttatatgtgtTATTATTTCCCTTTACACCTCATTGTGTCACTAGCCTTAGTGCtattgtctgtgtgagtgtgagtgagtgtttgtgcgtgtgtgtgtgttgttttcaaGTGATGGTATGTGGGTCTATATTCTCTCAACCCTTCTATAAAATCAACTATTATAGAAAAGTCTCATTTACTTCtcttgaattttgttttcattattaatcTATGCATAGCAGTAaagttaatataaatataatacactgtttaaaattacattaaaacttCTTTTTATGCTTTCTGAATACACATGGAGCAAGCATTTAACtagaaaaatttatattttatgagaagccaaagaaaataatttatgcaAATTATTCAATGTCCTTTTCAGAGCATATTTTACATCTTTGTTTCTCAAACTATAGATCAAGGGATTCAACATGGGGATCACCAGTGTATAGAATATGGAAGCCACTTTATCACTTTCAAATGAGTGGCTGGAATTAGGCTGGACATACATAAATATCAAAGTACCATAGAATACAATGACTACTGTTAGGTGGGACCCACAGGTAGAGAAAGCCTTCTGCCTGCCTTCAGTAGAGTTCATCTTCAGAATGGCTATGAGGATGAGCATGTAGGACACAAGGACAATCAGAAGAGAGGAAATTAAATCAAAGGCTGCCAAGATTAGAATTATCAGTTCAACTTCATGTGTATCTGAGCACAGCAGAGGTAATAAGGGGAGACTGTCACAGTAGAAATGACTGATGACATTATAGCCACAGAAAGACAAAGTGAAAATCTTAATTGTGACCAGAAGAGAAACAAATGTGCAATAGAGATAAGGAATTGCTACTAATATCCAACATAACCTTTTTGACATGATGACAGTATAGAACAAAGGcttacagatggccacatagcggtcataggacaTTGCAGATAGAATAAAAAGCTCACTAACAatgaacacaagaaagaaagaaagctgtgtGGCACAAAGTTTAAATGATATTGTATTTTGATCCACAACAAAATTTACTAACATTTTGGGTCCCACTGATGTAGAATAACCAAGATCTGTAATAGCCAGATGTTTCAGAAAAAAGTACATAGGTGTTTGCAACCTGGAGTCCACTGTGGTGAGGATGATCATGCCCAAGTTTCCCATCAGAGAGATCAGATAGATAATGAGGAAGAGTCCAAACAATGGGGCCTGAAGTTCAGGGCGGTCAGTGATGCCCATCAGGACAAATTCAGTCACTACTGTAAGGTTGTGTTTCCCCATCCTGGTTTATTAGAAAACCTATTTAGAGTACAGACACCAATATAGTTATCTTATATTGTCAACTGGCAGATATTAGTATACAACATTAGCATATACAATACGtattcaaaactaaaataaaagaaattatgatGCTATTATAAACTCACTGTTCTCAAATGACAATGTGTTTCATATAGTTAGAGATGCAAAGTTAATTGTGCATGACACTCCATATTAATTTCTATTTGTAATATGAAGATAAGCTTTTATTACAACCAATGGATTGAGACTAAGTAAACTTCAGTGTATCTcattatatacaatatttttttctcaataatagcacgttataatttttttattttatgaaatatatagaGAAATATCTCTGAATAAATGCTAGAAAGATATAAAAACAGATTATAGTTAGACAGTTGATAGATTTATAATAGCTGTATGGCAAACATAACAGCTATGAAAATATAAGGCaaatttttgtaaaatttctAATAATATTCAATATTCAGCTGGAGAATGCATATCTAACTACAACTTTAGGACATTGGGAGGTAATTGAAAGTCACTATCTGAGAACAGCTTAGGGCATATAGTgtaatcttgtctcaaaaactctcaaaaccaaaaataaatgctCAAAATATATCTCTATATCGCTATAcctctatatctctttatctttatatgtctctatatctctatatctatctctatacctctctatatctctatatctctgtatctctatatctctatatatctaatctatatatctatatgtgtatatgtctatatatctatatatgtatctctatctatctatctatctatctatctatctatacatatccCTTTTTAATGTTTGATGTGTAATTATAGTCACATAGAAATCCTAGTTTAGATAAAAATATCAGCATTGTAGTTAACATCACTCGTTTAGTCAAAAACTTGttgctatatattttaaatatcagtaAAACCCGCTATTTCAGTATAATCACCTGAAACTTTTTACACCTATACTTTTTACATTTCAATCATCAACCCACTACCATgttgaatatatgtataaatataagcAATAAACAATATCACATTGCTAATCATTTTTATGAGAATGGGAAAGTTTCAGATGATTTTCCTCAGGACATAGTATCTGAATTGTTCTCCCACTCTTCCTTTTACAAGACAAGATATCATGCACCCTAATTGTACTCACACTTTTAACAACCCTCTTACCTCACCCTCCTGAGAtctatgttttcatatatattctGTTAACACTTGACCTTATGCTGtattttgtatataatatatttaaatgtaattttgagAATATACCAcaagaactaaataaaatatattataaaaatatttgcaaaattcctggatattatgtaaaatattttgttactatAGGCAGTAAAAATTTCTTCACATCATAGTTAATCAAATAGGGCTTAGCTGAATGCCATAATTATCAGAACCTGAACAGAATATGAAG contains:
- the LOC117703687 gene encoding olfactory receptor 8K3-like, coding for MGKHNLTVVTEFVLMGITDRPELQAPLFGLFLIIYLISLMGNLGMIILTTVDSRLQTPMYFFLKHLAITDLGYSTSVGPKMLVNFVVDQNTISFKLCATQLSFFLVFIVSELFILSAMSYDRYVAICKPLFYTVIMSKRLCWILVAIPYLYCTFVSLLVTIKIFTLSFCGYNVISHFYCDSLPLLPLLCSDTHEVELIILILAAFDLISSLLIVLVSYMLILIAILKMNSTEGRQKAFSTCGSHLTVVIVFYGTLIFMYVQPNSSHSFESDKVASIFYTLVIPMLNPLIYSLRNKDVKYALKRTLNNLHKLFSLASHKI